In a single window of the Perca flavescens isolate YP-PL-M2 chromosome 18, PFLA_1.0, whole genome shotgun sequence genome:
- the LOC114572721 gene encoding bromo adjacent homology domain-containing 1 protein — protein sequence MTQARQKGSLKQNDGSAESWDSSPLWPHGGTMGDAWPERSLRFGRTKKISEIVKQRKVMAKTANDKRGRTEKSDQNRKLDRRRDKKRHRKSYPLRGRAGSSDGEGLSCHVLLTRLEESIRAQESSKERVRKDARRHLSLKPKPKKGKSSKRKEAESLPKTKLKSNSPGHGECIHVPQPRKRRLASLNAEAVNSLLLERATDPQAAAKQARRQEEPTNGGISLDTNPTRSGVPVGLKATQGNISKASKSHKVCQNSKRVKKAKANRAESGGMSQESLDAPAPRRLAGLNAAALLKLTSVSATSKQRVKAAPAATVTSDCKAPAAVSTPKQHSRVKLKHKGQSQKLKGKKVPPLHSGCTACKKKADFEPKVEWETGSCTHRLTKPGYQSRSMLGYPLKQVKEEQLETELSPYYCCPPEGSVEYCHSLAFFLGQQPYGESDDQPLNSAMTPVKRECLVTSPSLTHSHPHTALTLSPHPCLCTADHCFSSYYVHIAHPPHTGTTSASLASQPLNFAPSSLCPNRTAGSKLLGPRVSHSSGMAHPAYCNSVASPCYSDACGISGYTYRAMPPVTSRGCSFSTGCTGCTHSIKTEGYSSSQGDHSPSLLVPPSLPISSCPLSSVPTSTQTKPHLLTPLSVRDQPQARLKLATECPQSTEPSNGSLSMGRTRLPQKQPSPLPSLSSTKQKRVSRRRATNGWRPVGMPTEREVFIAGEDETALRQCYEGVERDGEVIHVRDTVLLRSGPRKKSLPYVAKISSLWEDPKTGELMMSLFWYYRPEHTQGGRDPSTHCENEIFASRHQDENSVACIEDRCYVLPLAQYCRFCALVKRRAEGAPPGSASMVPCCPDFAPPSHRCVPTDVDPELVYLCRHVYDFRFGRILKNLQ from the exons ATGACTCAAGCAAGGCAGAAGGGTTCCCTCAAGCAGAACGACGGCAGCGCTGAGTCGTGGGACAGCTCTCCTCTTTGGCCACATGGTGGCACTATGGGCGACGCCTGGCCTGAGCGCTCACTTCGATTCGGGAGGACAAAGAAGATAAGTGAGATCGTCAAACAAAGGAAGGTCATGGCCAAGACGGCGAATGACAAAAGAGGGAGGACAGAAAAATCAGATCAGAACAGAAAACTTGACCGAAGGCGTGACAAGAAACGGCACAGGAAGTCCTATCCTTTGCGCGGTAGGGCTGGGAGTTCAGATGGGGAGGGACTCAGCTGTCATGTCCTCCTTACCCGATTGGAGGAAAGCATCCGTGCACAGGAGAGTTCTAAAGAAAGGGTGCGAAAGGATGCACGCCGACATTTATCTCTCAAACCCAAACccaaaaaagggaaaagcagTAAACGGAAAGAGGCTGAGTCATTACCAAAAACCAAATTAAAGTCAAACAGCCCAGGTCATGGTGAGTGTATTCATGTCCCACAACCTCGCAAGCGCAGACTGGCCTCTCTCAATGCTGAGGCAGTGAACAGTCTACTGCTTGAAAGAGCTACTGACCCTCAGGCGGCAGCTAAACAGGCCAGGAGACAGGAAGAGCCCACGAATGGAGGGATATCCCTGGATACAAATCCAACCAGGAGTGGTGTCCCTGTAGGTCTGAAGGCCACGCAAGGAAACATCAGTAAAGCCTCCAAATCTCACAAAGTGTGCCAAAACTCAAAGCGGGTCAAGAAGGCCAAAGCCAACCGAGCAGAGAGCGGGGGGATGAGTCAGGAGAGTCTGGATGCCCCCGCCCCCAGAAGATTGGCTGGACTCAACGCTGCAGCCCTGCTGAAGTTAACTAGCGTGTCTGCTACCAGTAAACAGAGAGTAAAGGCTGCACCCGCGGCTACTGTCACATCAGACTGCAAGGCTCCTGCTGCCGTCTCCACCCCGAAACAGCACTCCAGGGTCAAACTCAAACACAAGGGGCAGTCACAAAAGCTGAAGGGGAAAAAGGTCCCTCCTCTGCACAGTGGCTGCACGGCCTGCAAGAAGAAGGCAGACTTTGAACCCAAAGTGGAGTGGGAGACGGGCAGCTGCACCCATCGACTGACCAAGCCCGGCTACCAGTCCCGCAGCATGCTAGGGTACCCCTTAAAGCAAGTGAAGGAAGAGCAGCTGGAGACCGAACTGAGCCCATACTACTGCTGTCCCCCAGAGGGCTCAGTGGAATACTGCCACAGCCTGGCCTTCTTTCTGGGCCAGCAGCCCTACGGAGAATCGGACGATCAGCCACTTAACTCAGCCATGACCCCCGTGAAGCGCGAGTGCCTCGTAACCTCACCGTCCCTGACCCATTCCCACCCGCACACAGCTCTGACCCTCAGCCCGCACCCTTGCCTCTGCACGGCCGACCACTGCTTCTCCAGCTACTACGTTCACATCGCCCACCCGCCACACACTGGAACCACGTCAGCAAGCCTGGCCTCGCAACCTCTGAACTTTGCCCCCTCCAGTTTGTGCCCTAATCGGACGGCCGGCTCCAAGCTGCTGGGTCCACGGGTGTCCCACAGCTCGGGGATGGCCCACCCCGCCTACTGCAACTCGGTGGCTTCGCCCTGTTACAGTGACGCCTGTGGGATCAGCGGCTACACCTACAGAGCCATGCCTCCTGTCACCAGCAGGGGTTGTTCGTTCAGCACAGGATGCACTGGATGCACACACAGCATCAAAACAG AGGGTTACTCCTCCTCTCAGGGTGACCACAGCCCCTCCCTTCTGGTTCCCCCATCCCTGCCCATCTCCAGCTGCCCTCTCTCCAGCGTGCCCACTTCCACCCAGACTAAACCCCATCTGCTGACCCCCCTGTCGGTGCGAGACCAACCCCAGGCCCGGCTAAAGCTGGCCACGGAATGCCCACAGAGTACCGAACCCTCCAACGGCTCGCTGTCAATGGGCCGCACACGGCTGCCCCAGAAACAGCCGTCGCCCTTGCCAAGCCTCAGCAGCACCAAACAAAAGCGAGTCAGCCGCAGACGTGCCACCAACGGCTGGCGGCCTGTTGGAATGCCCACGGAGAGGGAGGTCTTTATTGCG GGAGAGGATGAAACAGCCCTGCGGCAGTGTTATGAAGGAGTGGAGAGGGACGGTGAAGTGATACATGTCAGAGACACTGTTCTGCTACGATCGGGCCCCAGGAAGAAATCCCTCCCATATGTTGCCAAGATATCATCGCTGTGGGAGGACCCCAAAACAG GAGAGCTGATGATGAGTCTTTTCTGGTACTACCGACCTGAGCACACACAGGGAGGCCGAGATCCCAGCACACACTGTGAG AATGAGATTTTCGCCTCTCGGCATCAGGATGAAAATAGTGTGGCCTGCATAGAAGACAGATGCTACGTTCTCCCACTAGCCCAGTACTGTAG attttgtGCCTTGGTGAAGCGGCGTGCCGAAGGCGCCCCACCTGGCAGCGCCAGCATGGTGCCCTGCTGCCCCGACTTCGCCCCCCCTTCCCACCGCTGTGTGCCCACAGACGTCGACCCCGAGCTGGTGTATCTCTGCCGGCACGTCTACGACTTCCGCTTTGGACGCATCCTGAAGAACCTGCAGTAG